The window ACGGGCGGCGGTCGTCGCTCGGCAGGCCCATGGAGCGGCGGATGCTGCTGACGCGGTGGCGCTGGTGCTTGAGCGCCTGCGAGAAGGCCCGGTAGGAACCGGCGAGCAGGTCGGTACGGGTGGTGGCGGTGTCCACGGAGAGCCGCAGCGGCAGGTAGTTGACCACCATGCCGGGGACCTTCTGGGTGTCGCCGCCGACGCGGGCGGTGACGGGCACGGACAGCAGCACGTCCTCGGTGCCGGCCATCCGCCCGGTGTAGGCGCCCAGGGCCGCGACCAGCACGGTCTGCCAGGTGACGCGGGACTCCCAGGCGGTGGCGCGCAGCCGCTCGGCGACGGCGTCGGGAAGGACGCCCTGCTCCTGGAGGAAGGTCTGGGCGGGTTCCGCGTCCCCGGTGGAGAGGCTGATCAGCTCGGGCCGGTCGGTGAAACGCTGCGCCCAGTAGGCCCGGTCGCGCTCGGCGCGGGCCGAGCCGGCGTAGGCGGCCTCGGCGTCGAGCAGGGTGGTCAGGGCGGGGAAGCGGCCCTCGTCGAGGTCGGAGCCGGCCAGCAGGGCCTCGTAGATCGCGCCGAGGCGCTGCCAGTAGATGACGTAGCTGAAGCCGTCGGAGACCAGGTGGTGGTTCAGGAGGCAGAAGAAGGTGCGGTCGGGGCCGAGGGTGAAGACGCTCAGCCGGAAGAGCGGCTCGAACGCGTCGCCGTCGGTGGCGCCGGTGCCGGGGGTGTCACCGGCGGCCGCGCGGTCCTCGGCGGTGAGGGCGAACGGTACGCGCAGGTCGGCGCGGATCGCCGCGTGCGCGGCAGCGGCCGGGTCGGCGGCGCCGCTCACGTCGGTCTCGGTCAGCGGGAGCGTCGTCAGCGGTTCGATGAACTGCCTCGGCTCGCCGTCCACTTCGGTGAATCTGGTCCGCAGGCACTCGGACTCCTCGACCAGCCGCTCCAGCGCGGTGCGCAAGAGGTCCCGGTCGAGCGGCCCGTTGATGTCCCAGTAGATGGCGGTGTTGTAGGTGGCTCCCCCGCCAGAGAGTTTCGCGTCGAACCAGATGTCCTTCTGGCCGGCGGTGAGCGGAAGGCCGCCGACCGTCTGAACATGCGTCATGGCTATCCCCTAGCGAAGGTTTCCGTATGCGGCCCTGTCACGGGCCCGATCGTTGCCGCAGGCACTGACGGCGGACTGAAAGCGGACTGACGGCGCCCCGAGGGGCCCGGCCGGATCCGGACGGGGCGGTTCAGCCGCAGCCGCCCGCGTGCGCGTCGTCGGTCGCGCGGCCCATGCCGATCGCCGCCAGCGGCTCCGGGACGGAGGCGGCCGGTACCTCCCGGTCGCGCAGGTGGGCGATGAAGTCGTCGAGCCGGTCGATGCCCCAGAACCGGCTGAAGCCGTGGACGAAGAAGGGCACGCCGAACACCCCGTCCCGGCAGACGTCGAGCAGCATGCGGATGCCCTCGGCGCGGACCTCCGGCACGGTGCTGGCCCGGGCCAGTTCGCGCGGGTCGAGCCCGATCTCGAAGGCGATGTCCTCGATGGTGGCCGGATCGCAGATGTCCCGGCCGCGCCCGAACCGGGCCCGGTACACGGCATCGATGAAGGCGTGACCGCGTCCGTACCGGGCCGCGACCAGATAGGCCAGGTGCGGGACCTCCCACACCGGGTCGCGGTCCACGGGCCAGGTGACGGTCAGCCCGCGCGCCTTGGTGAGGCGGCCGACGTCCTGGAGCACGTACCGGTTCTTCTCGCGGGACATGTCCGAGTACGGGAAGCGGCCGCCCTGTTCCTCCAGCAGCCGGGCGCTCAGTTCGTCGGGTTCGAAGAACGGCACCCACTCCAGGCTCTCGGCGAGGTCCGGGTGGAAGGTCATGATCTCGCGGTAGGCCAGCCAGGAGTACGGGCTGCGCAGCGAGAAGTAGAAGCGGGGCGTCTTGTT is drawn from Streptomyces sp. NBC_01232 and contains these coding sequences:
- a CDS encoding 2-hydroxychromene-2-carboxylate isomerase, which codes for MPKNKTPRFYFSLRSPYSWLAYREIMTFHPDLAESLEWVPFFEPDELSARLLEEQGGRFPYSDMSREKNRYVLQDVGRLTKARGLTVTWPVDRDPVWEVPHLAYLVAARYGRGHAFIDAVYRARFGRGRDICDPATIEDIAFEIGLDPRELARASTVPEVRAEGIRMLLDVCRDGVFGVPFFVHGFSRFWGIDRLDDFIAHLRDREVPAASVPEPLAAIGMGRATDDAHAGGCG